A section of the Agarivorans litoreus genome encodes:
- a CDS encoding TIGR00341 family protein, with amino-acid sequence MADSFLLFEPDASDMVSQKLVPLFDDVILPKVWDVNQPPEFKADSVVYCYLSDEALTTAIALAVEQQWIVAVLPHPKANHARRAFSLASSIEQTLAEVRQAEATKIDVLRCNQQVVLNHLVVGHSFNLRPGGHNGSWRQRIAQTWQNIKKIGDIRPQKLSFTTGSDTCLETSLVGLVIIEHAQGSMLSKRILTDTHCNDGMLESMLLAPRSIMEMFRFLVLAMFGRAVRKPRFLSLIKSKSIQLSAESEFEYWHDGIPAKATCLVVDCEHRALRIFPSASMLCQDSAVAVKESRKIANLPEGEAINALAAKPLPWIAHAAKEEFKELYQLLRDNATTSPAFLTLMVLSTLLASIGLYASSAPVIIGAMILAPLMAPIISLSMALTRQDPSLMTASLGTLFTGLCVALGFAASASFIIPMEVITPEISARLSPNLLDLGVAIISGIAGAYAHARIDAAKSLAGVAIAVALVPPLAVTGIGLGWLNIGVASGAFLLFLTNLAGIVFSAALTFLALGFAPFTRARKGLGIALVAVTLVSIPLVFSFNRLSEEAQIVQHLQGKTFNEVLLRTVRAQSTKPLTLHLQLVSEHSLNDQQLDGLKARIEQELGRSFQLEASIIIRR; translated from the coding sequence ATGGCCGATAGTTTTTTGTTATTTGAGCCCGACGCCAGTGATATGGTGAGTCAAAAACTCGTTCCGCTGTTCGACGATGTAATATTGCCAAAAGTGTGGGATGTGAACCAACCGCCCGAGTTTAAAGCTGACAGCGTCGTTTATTGTTATCTTAGCGATGAAGCCTTAACTACCGCCATTGCCTTAGCGGTAGAACAACAATGGATAGTAGCAGTATTGCCGCATCCTAAAGCAAACCATGCCCGTCGTGCTTTTAGTTTGGCTAGCTCTATAGAGCAAACCTTGGCGGAGGTTCGGCAAGCCGAAGCCACAAAAATTGATGTGCTGCGTTGTAACCAGCAAGTGGTATTAAATCACTTAGTGGTAGGTCATAGCTTTAACCTACGCCCTGGCGGGCACAATGGTTCGTGGCGACAACGCATCGCGCAAACTTGGCAAAATATTAAGAAAATTGGTGATATCAGGCCGCAAAAACTTAGTTTTACCACCGGAAGTGATACTTGCTTAGAGACCTCGTTAGTGGGGCTGGTTATTATTGAACATGCTCAAGGTTCAATGCTATCTAAACGGATACTTACCGATACTCACTGTAACGACGGTATGTTAGAAAGCATGCTGTTAGCGCCTCGCAGCATCATGGAAATGTTCCGTTTTTTAGTACTCGCTATGTTTGGTCGGGCGGTAAGAAAGCCGCGTTTTCTTAGTTTAATCAAATCTAAATCGATACAGCTTAGCGCGGAGAGTGAGTTTGAGTATTGGCACGATGGTATACCCGCAAAAGCTACCTGCTTAGTCGTTGACTGCGAGCACCGTGCTTTACGTATTTTCCCCTCAGCTAGCATGCTTTGCCAAGACAGTGCCGTAGCTGTAAAAGAGAGCCGTAAAATTGCCAACTTACCAGAGGGTGAAGCAATTAACGCCCTAGCTGCCAAGCCACTGCCTTGGATAGCGCATGCCGCCAAAGAAGAGTTTAAAGAGCTCTACCAATTGCTGCGTGACAACGCCACAACCTCGCCGGCCTTTTTAACCTTGATGGTCCTGTCTACTTTGCTAGCCTCCATTGGCCTTTATGCCAGCTCGGCACCGGTGATTATTGGTGCGATGATCTTAGCGCCGTTAATGGCGCCTATTATTTCGCTTTCTATGGCGCTTACTCGTCAAGATCCTAGCTTAATGACCGCTAGTTTAGGTACCTTGTTTACTGGCTTGTGTGTAGCCTTGGGCTTTGCCGCAAGCGCCAGCTTTATTATTCCCATGGAAGTGATTACGCCCGAGATTTCGGCGCGACTAAGCCCTAATCTGCTTGATTTAGGGGTGGCGATTATCTCCGGCATTGCCGGTGCTTATGCCCATGCGCGGATTGATGCAGCCAAAAGCTTGGCAGGCGTTGCTATTGCGGTGGCGTTGGTGCCGCCTTTAGCAGTAACTGGCATAGGCTTAGGCTGGCTCAATATTGGCGTTGCCTCTGGCGCCTTTTTGTTGTTTTTAACTAACTTAGCCGGCATTGTATTTTCGGCCGCTTTAACGTTTTTAGCGCTAGGTTTTGCCCCGTTTACCCGCGCCAGAAAGGGGTTAGGCATCGCTTTAGTTGCCGTGACCCTTGTGAGCATTCCATTGGTATTTAGTTTTAACCGCCTATCAGAAGAAGCGCAAATAGTGCAGCACTTACAAGGTAAAACCTTTAATGAGGTATTGCTGCGAACAGTGCGAGCGCAAAGTACCAAGCCGCTCACTTTGCATTTGCAGTTGGTTAGTGAACATTCACTTAACGACCAACAATTAGATGGGCTTAAAGCACGTATTGAACAAGAGCTTGGCCGTAGCTTTCAGCTAGAAGCTTCAATCATTATTCGGCGTTAA
- a CDS encoding amino acid ABC transporter permease, whose product MQTQASKILWNGVFVAILLSLCGLIYLSGEKIDYNWNWQRVVPYIVNNEAASITAPQDGSIESNAAGQLQLVSDGGEVLVNLSEFENISVYEGDLVFEGDQLASSEQWRIGPLTEGLIVTIKISLWSLVFAILLGLVIGLMRIADNPALRKLSITYIEIIRGTPLLVQIFIVYFFIGTVFDLERFTAGVIALSVFTAAYVAEIIRSGIQSIPKGQMEAARSLGMNYPQAMVNVILPQAFKRTLPPMAGQFINLIKDSSLVSVISITDLTKAGREVVSGSFAPFEVWFTVALLYLVLTSSLSWAIQRLEKRLAASD is encoded by the coding sequence ATGCAAACTCAAGCAAGCAAAATTCTGTGGAATGGCGTTTTTGTTGCCATTTTACTTAGCCTATGCGGACTCATTTATCTGTCGGGCGAAAAAATTGACTATAACTGGAACTGGCAACGTGTTGTTCCTTACATCGTAAATAACGAAGCAGCCAGCATTACCGCGCCGCAAGACGGCAGTATTGAAAGTAATGCAGCAGGCCAACTGCAACTAGTATCAGATGGTGGCGAGGTATTAGTAAATCTATCTGAGTTTGAAAACATCTCAGTATACGAAGGTGACCTAGTATTTGAAGGCGACCAACTAGCCTCCTCCGAGCAGTGGCGAATTGGCCCGCTCACCGAAGGCTTAATTGTTACGATTAAAATTTCATTATGGTCATTGGTTTTTGCCATTTTGCTTGGCTTAGTGATTGGCTTAATGCGTATCGCCGACAACCCAGCGCTGCGCAAACTATCCATCACTTATATCGAGATTATTCGCGGCACACCGCTGCTGGTACAAATCTTCATTGTGTACTTCTTCATTGGTACCGTATTCGATTTAGAACGCTTTACTGCAGGCGTGATTGCTTTATCGGTGTTTACTGCAGCCTACGTAGCCGAGATTATCCGTTCAGGTATTCAATCTATTCCTAAAGGCCAAATGGAAGCTGCCCGCTCTTTGGGTATGAACTACCCACAAGCCATGGTGAACGTAATTTTACCGCAGGCCTTTAAACGAACCTTGCCACCAATGGCAGGCCAGTTTATTAACCTGATTAAAGATTCTTCATTGGTATCGGTGATATCCATTACTGACCTAACCAAAGCCGGTCGTGAAGTTGTTAGTGGTAGCTTTGCACCTTTTGAAGTGTGGTTTACTGTAGCCCTACTTTACTTGGTACTTACCAGCAGCCTGTCTTGGGCTATTCAACGCTTAGAAAAGAGGTTAGCTGCCAGTGACTAA
- a CDS encoding amino acid ABC transporter ATP-binding protein — MIVAKNINKIYPNGCHALKDVSATVNRGEVVVIVGPSGSGKSTFLRTLNQLETVSSGTIHIDGTDMYAKGTNINSLREEVGMVFQNFNLFPHKTALGNVMLAPLKVAKRPKQQAEDEAKALLLKVGLADRMGNYPSHLSGGQQQRVAIARALAMQPNIMLFDEPTSALDPEMVGEVLDVMKGLAADGMTMVVVTHEMGFAREVADRVLFMEDGELLVEATPEAFFDNPSHPRLQQFLSMVL; from the coding sequence ATGATTGTTGCAAAGAACATAAACAAAATTTACCCCAATGGCTGCCACGCATTAAAAGACGTATCGGCAACGGTAAACCGTGGTGAAGTAGTGGTGATTGTGGGCCCTTCTGGCTCGGGCAAGTCGACGTTTTTGCGTACCTTAAACCAGCTAGAAACCGTAAGCAGCGGCACCATTCATATTGATGGTACCGATATGTACGCTAAAGGCACTAACATTAATAGCTTGCGTGAAGAAGTAGGTATGGTGTTTCAAAACTTCAACTTGTTCCCACACAAAACAGCCTTAGGCAATGTAATGCTAGCGCCACTTAAAGTGGCTAAACGCCCCAAACAACAAGCCGAAGACGAAGCCAAAGCCTTGCTACTTAAAGTAGGTTTAGCAGATAGAATGGGCAACTACCCTTCTCACCTCTCTGGCGGCCAGCAGCAGCGTGTGGCGATTGCCCGAGCACTGGCGATGCAGCCCAACATTATGTTGTTTGACGAGCCCACCTCGGCGCTTGACCCAGAAATGGTAGGCGAAGTATTAGATGTAATGAAAGGCCTCGCAGCCGACGGCATGACTATGGTGGTAGTGACCCACGAAATGGGCTTTGCCCGAGAAGTGGCAGACCGAGTATTGTTTATGGAAGACGGCGAGCTCTTGGTAGAAGCTACGCCAGAAGCGTTTTTCGACAACCCCAGCCACCCAAGGCTACAGCAATTTTTGTCGATGGTTCTTTAA
- a CDS encoding acetylxylan esterase, with protein MPSKLKHDFEFEPDYGYTLSQLKALRPDDRPRGFKSFWLNKYQHALQIRPDVAIQDCHQDTPNWRIFKCYYNSTKQMRCGGWLLLPHSGVVKQAIISAHGYGGIEQVDCPVSLKNTAVLMPCSRGIGLSAKAPISDNPMWHVLHNIQDKERYIIGGCVQDLWCGVSALLRLFPQVTNKIGLMGSSFGGGLGIFASAFDPRIQRAHFHVPTFGNVALRLKLATHGSGKALQGFYQQQPKLALSTLRYFDSATAATYLRCPSHWALALFDPFVAPPGQFSAYNNAPQPKQLTVLKAGHFDYPEQQQQRQQVNQQLATFFGELTKHE; from the coding sequence ATGCCCAGCAAACTTAAACATGATTTTGAGTTTGAGCCAGACTACGGATACACCTTAAGCCAACTTAAAGCGCTGCGCCCTGATGATCGACCCAGAGGTTTTAAAAGCTTTTGGCTAAACAAATATCAGCATGCCCTGCAAATTAGGCCCGACGTCGCTATTCAAGATTGCCACCAAGACACTCCCAACTGGCGCATTTTTAAGTGCTATTACAACTCGACTAAGCAAATGCGTTGCGGCGGCTGGCTGCTACTTCCCCACTCGGGTGTGGTAAAACAAGCAATCATTAGTGCCCATGGTTATGGTGGTATCGAACAAGTAGACTGCCCGGTATCGCTTAAAAATACAGCAGTGTTAATGCCCTGCTCACGGGGCATTGGCTTAAGTGCCAAAGCGCCTATTTCAGACAACCCCATGTGGCACGTACTGCACAACATTCAAGATAAAGAGCGCTACATTATTGGCGGTTGTGTTCAAGATTTATGGTGCGGAGTAAGCGCCTTGTTACGCCTATTTCCACAAGTTACTAATAAAATCGGCCTAATGGGCAGCAGCTTTGGTGGCGGACTAGGCATATTTGCTAGCGCTTTTGACCCACGCATTCAACGTGCTCATTTTCATGTTCCCACTTTTGGTAACGTAGCGCTTCGTTTAAAGCTGGCTACCCACGGCAGCGGCAAAGCATTACAAGGCTTTTACCAACAGCAACCCAAACTCGCATTAAGTACATTACGCTATTTTGACTCAGCCACCGCAGCCACTTACTTAAGGTGCCCTAGCCATTGGGCCTTGGCCTTATTTGACCCTTTTGTCGCACCACCTGGGCAGTTTTCGGCTTACAACAACGCTCCTCAGCCTAAACAACTCACAGTGCTAAAAGCAGGCCATTTCGACTACCCCGAGCAACAGCAGCAGCGCCAACAGGTTAATCAACAATTGGCTACATTTTTTGGTGAACTCACTAAGCATGAATAG
- a CDS encoding esterase family protein, with protein MNREYHRWWSPNLHRDMELLVFGHAGAKVLVFPTRGGRFYEYENLGLVNSIAHKINAGQLQLYCVDSIDIESMYCFWAHPAGRIQRHQQYEDYILREVLPLMAQKNDHPCTISHGCSLGAYHAANIVFRHPHLFNRLAAFSGRFDLTWQVESFSDLFEGFYNDNVYFHTPTHYLVNLNCPQRLSELANTDLLFIIGNQDPFLQNNHTLSHILNHKGLNHRMIEWQGRAHRGRYWREMVPQYL; from the coding sequence ATGAATAGAGAATATCATCGTTGGTGGAGCCCCAATTTGCATCGCGATATGGAGCTGTTGGTATTTGGTCACGCAGGGGCTAAAGTGCTGGTATTTCCTACTCGCGGCGGGCGTTTTTATGAATACGAGAACCTAGGGCTCGTTAACTCAATCGCTCACAAAATTAATGCCGGACAGCTGCAGTTATATTGTGTCGATAGCATCGATATCGAAAGCATGTATTGTTTTTGGGCCCACCCTGCTGGGCGAATTCAGCGCCACCAGCAATACGAAGACTACATTCTGCGCGAAGTACTGCCCTTAATGGCGCAGAAAAATGACCACCCTTGCACCATCTCTCACGGATGCTCCTTAGGTGCTTATCACGCCGCTAACATTGTATTTCGCCACCCTCACCTTTTTAACAGGTTGGCGGCTTTTTCTGGCCGTTTCGACCTTACTTGGCAGGTTGAATCTTTCAGTGATTTATTCGAAGGCTTTTACAACGACAACGTCTATTTTCACACACCTACCCACTACCTAGTAAACCTAAACTGCCCTCAACGCTTATCCGAGCTAGCCAATACCGATTTACTGTTCATTATTGGTAATCAAGATCCCTTCCTGCAAAATAACCACACCCTAAGCCATATTCTTAATCACAAAGGCTTAAATCATCGAATGATTGAATGGCAGGGCCGCGCCCACCGCGGACGTTACTGGCGAGAAATGGTGCCGCAGTATTTGTAG
- a CDS encoding transporter substrate-binding domain-containing protein, translating to MKRVIQSAIAAVTLLSSAAFAQQTLLQEITESGELRACFDAGYMPFEMKAKNGQFIGFDIDLGKQMARAMGVKYVPVNTAWDGIIPTLLTGKCHLIMGGMTITPQRNMQVNFADPYVVIGQSILLSPKLEGKVTSYRDLNSDQYTVVTKLGTTGEGAIKRYIPKAKVNLFETQSEAVLEVTNGKADAFIYDLPFNAIYAAENQGQLTHLDQPFTFEPLGWAVRQGDPDFLNFLNGYLRQIKGDGTYDRIYDKWFKDDAWLKQVQ from the coding sequence ATGAAACGTGTCATTCAATCTGCGATTGCCGCAGTTACACTGTTATCAAGTGCTGCTTTTGCTCAGCAAACATTGTTACAAGAAATCACTGAATCTGGCGAGCTACGCGCTTGTTTTGATGCTGGCTACATGCCATTTGAAATGAAGGCCAAAAACGGCCAGTTCATTGGTTTTGATATTGATTTAGGTAAGCAAATGGCGCGTGCAATGGGCGTTAAATACGTACCAGTAAACACCGCTTGGGACGGTATTATTCCTACCCTACTTACTGGTAAGTGTCACCTAATTATGGGCGGCATGACCATTACGCCACAACGTAACATGCAAGTTAACTTTGCAGACCCATACGTAGTCATTGGCCAATCAATCCTACTTAGCCCTAAATTAGAAGGCAAAGTAACCAGCTACCGTGACCTAAACAGCGACCAATACACTGTGGTAACTAAATTAGGTACTACTGGTGAAGGTGCCATTAAGCGCTACATTCCTAAAGCTAAAGTAAACCTATTTGAAACCCAATCTGAAGCGGTACTAGAAGTGACTAACGGCAAAGCCGATGCCTTCATTTACGACTTACCGTTTAATGCGATTTACGCGGCAGAAAACCAAGGTCAGCTAACTCACCTAGATCAACCGTTCACTTTTGAACCGCTAGGTTGGGCTGTTCGCCAAGGCGATCCTGATTTCTTAAACTTCTTGAACGGTTACTTGCGTCAAATTAAAGGTGACGGCACCTACGACCGCATTTACGACAAGTGGTTTAAAGATGATGCTTGGTTAAAACAAGTTCAATAG
- a CDS encoding CobW family GTP-binding protein, which produces MSSKRQPISAVPTNIITGFLGVGKTSAILQLMRNKPENERWAVLVNEFGEIGIDGALLQGQHQQQQVYIREVPGGCMCCAAGLPMQIALNQLLSESKPDRLLIEPTGLGHPKEVLEVLSSEYYQQVLSLNKTITLVDARNLSDARYTSHETFNQQIAIADTVIGNKLDLYQTDEQQQLREYVTQHGRKGAQVLFSKNGQMDISCLQGATAGSYAPDEHHHHGHDKPLASEQVIPESGYLKASNQGEGFNSIGWRFAPNKVFDRKKLCLLLLSLKVERIKAVFITSSGVFAYNYTSDGLSEAELDDCLESRIEVIANQLDDDLEARLLECLVE; this is translated from the coding sequence ATGAGCAGTAAGCGCCAGCCCATTAGCGCCGTACCCACTAATATCATCACTGGCTTTTTAGGTGTAGGTAAAACCTCAGCTATTTTGCAGCTAATGCGCAATAAACCAGAAAACGAACGCTGGGCGGTACTTGTAAATGAGTTTGGCGAAATTGGTATAGATGGCGCCTTGCTTCAAGGTCAACATCAGCAGCAACAAGTATATATTCGCGAAGTTCCAGGAGGCTGCATGTGCTGCGCTGCGGGCTTGCCAATGCAAATCGCATTAAACCAGTTGTTGAGTGAATCTAAGCCAGACCGCTTATTAATAGAGCCAACAGGCTTAGGCCACCCAAAAGAAGTGTTAGAAGTACTCTCATCAGAGTACTACCAGCAAGTACTGTCGTTAAATAAAACCATTACGCTAGTGGATGCCAGAAACCTTAGTGATGCCCGTTACACTAGCCACGAAACCTTCAACCAACAAATTGCCATAGCCGATACCGTGATAGGCAATAAGTTAGATCTTTATCAAACAGATGAGCAGCAACAGCTACGTGAATATGTTACTCAACACGGGCGCAAAGGTGCGCAAGTTCTGTTTAGCAAAAACGGCCAGATGGACATTAGCTGCCTGCAAGGCGCTACGGCGGGTAGCTATGCACCTGATGAACATCATCATCATGGTCACGATAAACCACTTGCCTCCGAGCAAGTTATTCCAGAGAGTGGTTACTTAAAAGCCAGCAACCAAGGCGAAGGGTTTAACAGTATAGGCTGGCGTTTTGCCCCTAATAAAGTATTCGATCGCAAGAAGCTGTGTTTGCTGCTATTAAGCTTAAAAGTAGAGCGCATAAAAGCTGTATTTATAACTAGCAGCGGCGTATTTGCTTACAACTACACCAGCGATGGCTTAAGTGAAGCTGAGCTAGACGATTGTCTAGAAAGCCGCATAGAAGTGATTGCTAATCAGCTAGATGATGATTTAGAAGCAAGGTTGCTTGAGTGTTTGGTGGAGTGA
- a CDS encoding Fur family transcriptional regulator — MSKSMMQIDSVIQHAEQHCKQRGVRLTTKRKQVLSGLVQSNKALSAYELTDYCKQLFDQSIPAMSVYRILDFLETEHLVHKLSLANKYVACAHICCSHSHGVPQFLICGKCSKVKEISIAASTINELKHNAEQAGFTLVSQQLEMNCLCEDCIQQVA; from the coding sequence ATGAGCAAATCTATGATGCAAATTGATAGCGTTATTCAACATGCCGAGCAACACTGCAAGCAACGAGGTGTACGCTTAACCACCAAACGCAAGCAGGTTTTATCTGGTTTGGTGCAGTCAAACAAAGCGCTCTCTGCTTATGAACTCACCGATTATTGTAAGCAACTATTCGACCAAAGCATTCCTGCCATGTCGGTGTATCGCATCCTTGATTTTCTAGAAACCGAGCATCTTGTGCACAAACTTAGCTTGGCCAATAAATATGTCGCATGTGCGCATATTTGCTGCAGCCATAGCCATGGGGTACCGCAATTTTTGATATGCGGTAAGTGCAGTAAAGTAAAAGAAATCAGCATCGCTGCTTCAACCATTAACGAGTTAAAACACAATGCCGAGCAGGCTGGTTTTACCTTAGTTAGTCAGCAATTGGAAATGAACTGCCTATGCGAAGACTGTATTCAGCAAGTGGCCTAA
- a CDS encoding MerC domain-containing protein produces MKVTQAIGDKFAIGLSFACAIHCLALPLLFVLVPSMVALPLHSEAFHLWMVVAVIPISAYALTMGCKQHNRTKVLLWGVAGLALLILAVALGEDRIGEIGEKSLTLLGATLVAIGHWMNYRLCHQHDHNNCDCPEH; encoded by the coding sequence ATGAAAGTCACTCAAGCAATCGGCGATAAGTTCGCCATCGGTTTATCATTTGCGTGCGCCATTCATTGTTTGGCGTTACCTCTGTTGTTTGTTTTGGTTCCCAGCATGGTTGCGCTACCTTTACACAGCGAGGCTTTTCACCTTTGGATGGTAGTAGCGGTTATACCCATTAGCGCTTATGCACTCACCATGGGATGTAAACAACACAACCGAACTAAAGTGCTGCTATGGGGTGTTGCTGGTTTGGCTCTATTGATTTTGGCAGTTGCCCTTGGTGAAGACCGCATTGGGGAAATTGGCGAAAAATCGCTTACCTTGTTAGGCGCAACGTTGGTAGCTATTGGCCACTGGATGAACTATCGTTTGTGTCACCAGCATGATCACAACAATTGCGATTGCCCAGAGCATTAA
- a CDS encoding DNA-3-methyladenine glycosylase I — protein sequence MVEDFSSIWQRAAERKGGDAALQHLLTTPLSSEHLAGISDDRWLSAMTKTIFQSGFVWRVVENKWPDFERAFFNFDPEKMLMLDDSHIERLCNDVSIIRNRQKIITVPHNAQMILDLASEHGSFAKFVAQWPSDDIVGLWLLLKKQGARLGGNSASYTLRRMGKDTFILSNDVVAYLVNRGVINKAPTSIKGLKAVQEVFNSWQLQSSLPLAAISQTVAYSIGENNL from the coding sequence GTGGTTGAAGACTTTTCTTCTATTTGGCAACGAGCCGCGGAGCGTAAAGGTGGCGATGCTGCGTTACAACATTTACTGACTACCCCTTTAAGCAGTGAGCATTTAGCTGGCATTAGTGATGACCGCTGGTTGTCGGCCATGACTAAAACCATATTCCAGTCTGGCTTTGTGTGGCGAGTGGTAGAAAACAAATGGCCAGATTTTGAGCGGGCCTTTTTCAACTTTGACCCAGAAAAAATGCTGATGCTGGACGACAGCCATATTGAACGTTTATGTAACGATGTCAGCATTATTCGCAATCGCCAAAAAATCATCACCGTGCCACATAACGCCCAGATGATCTTAGACCTTGCCAGCGAGCATGGCAGCTTTGCCAAGTTTGTGGCTCAGTGGCCAAGCGACGACATTGTAGGTTTGTGGTTACTGCTTAAGAAGCAAGGTGCGCGCCTTGGCGGTAACTCTGCCTCTTATACCTTGCGTCGCATGGGTAAAGATACTTTTATCTTGTCGAATGATGTGGTGGCTTACTTGGTTAATCGTGGAGTGATAAACAAAGCGCCAACCAGTATTAAAGGGCTAAAAGCAGTACAAGAGGTGTTTAACAGTTGGCAGTTACAAAGCAGTTTACCTTTAGCGGCTATTAGCCAAACGGTGGCGTATTCTATTGGTGAAAACAACTTATAG
- a CDS encoding ankyrin repeat domain-containing protein produces MKLSETFSTETTKFIEAVVEKNFDKANEQLLKGANINEIGLNGITPLLWVYTDSNDAHKLIEYMLLNGANPSYRDEQGFSALYLATGGDRKEILEVLLKYGGDPNLEAPEKLGGAFRRTMLMVAISNFREEYFDLLLDHGADVNWNIEGNKGSLNIIQSTINVGHFDWTLFFLKKGFKGNLQEVAVSAHVRKVSDDMKPYKQDVFTYLETKGVNIQQAIANFEARGVVLNE; encoded by the coding sequence ATGAAACTATCAGAAACATTTTCAACGGAAACCACCAAGTTTATCGAAGCGGTTGTAGAAAAGAATTTTGACAAAGCTAACGAGCAGCTGCTTAAGGGAGCAAATATTAACGAAATAGGGCTTAACGGAATAACTCCGTTGCTCTGGGTTTATACTGATTCAAATGATGCGCATAAGCTAATAGAGTATATGCTACTCAACGGAGCAAACCCAAGTTACCGAGATGAACAAGGTTTCTCTGCATTGTATTTAGCTACAGGCGGAGATCGGAAAGAGATCCTTGAAGTGCTATTGAAATATGGTGGAGACCCTAATTTGGAAGCGCCAGAAAAATTGGGCGGAGCATTTAGAAGAACGATGTTAATGGTAGCCATTTCTAATTTTAGAGAAGAGTATTTTGATCTGTTATTGGATCATGGTGCAGATGTAAATTGGAATATAGAGGGCAATAAAGGTTCGCTAAATATAATTCAATCAACTATAAATGTCGGTCATTTTGATTGGACTTTATTTTTCCTTAAAAAAGGATTCAAGGGGAATTTACAAGAAGTTGCAGTGTCAGCTCATGTAAGAAAGGTATCCGATGACATGAAACCTTATAAACAAGACGTTTTTACTTATTTAGAAACTAAAGGCGTTAACATACAGCAAGCCATTGCGAATTTCGAAGCCAGAGGCGTTGTTCTTAATGAGTAA
- a CDS encoding TIGR01777 family oxidoreductase has protein sequence MKILLTGGTGFIGSRLVKHLQFSHELTILSRNPIRAYQKLGHNLLAIPSLKDLNNLNEYDAVINLAGEPIANKRWTEQQKKRICDSRWALTERLVELFEQSEQAPETFISGSAIGYYGEQGQQALDETSIIEDDSFPHQVCKTWEQIALKAANEHTRVCVLRTGVVIGIEGGALAKMLPAFRLGLGGPVADGQQQMSWIHISDMVDAIIFLLNNQQCHGAYNLTSPNPVTNQQFSQALSKQLKRPCLFRAPAWVLNTAMGEMASLITGGQKVLPKRLSGEGFNFRYKELDHAFKEILPRR, from the coding sequence ATGAAAATACTACTTACCGGTGGAACTGGCTTCATCGGCAGCCGCTTAGTAAAACATTTACAATTTAGTCATGAACTGACGATATTGTCACGCAACCCTATTCGCGCCTATCAAAAGCTTGGGCATAACTTACTGGCTATTCCTTCTCTTAAAGATCTCAATAACCTTAACGAATACGATGCCGTTATTAACCTAGCGGGTGAACCCATCGCCAACAAACGTTGGACCGAGCAACAAAAGAAGCGTATTTGTGATAGCCGCTGGGCACTCACCGAGCGCTTAGTCGAGCTATTTGAACAAAGTGAGCAAGCACCAGAAACCTTTATAAGTGGCAGCGCCATTGGCTATTACGGCGAGCAAGGCCAACAAGCTTTAGATGAAACCAGCATCATCGAAGATGACTCCTTCCCTCATCAAGTATGTAAAACCTGGGAACAAATCGCTTTAAAAGCGGCAAACGAGCATACCCGCGTGTGTGTTTTGCGCACTGGCGTGGTCATTGGCATAGAAGGTGGCGCATTGGCAAAAATGTTGCCGGCCTTTCGTTTAGGTTTAGGTGGCCCAGTGGCCGATGGCCAACAGCAAATGTCGTGGATCCACATTAGTGACATGGTAGACGCCATAATATTTCTGCTCAACAATCAGCAATGCCATGGCGCTTACAACTTAACCTCACCTAACCCCGTCACCAATCAACAATTTAGCCAAGCGCTAAGCAAGCAACTTAAACGCCCATGCTTATTTCGTGCACCAGCTTGGGTGTTAAATACCGCAATGGGTGAAATGGCCAGCTTAATTACTGGCGGGCAAAAGGTGCTGCCAAAACGGCTAAGCGGAGAAGGCTTTAACTTTCGCTACAAAGAGCTAGACCACGCCTTCAAGGAAATACTGCCGCGTCGCTAG